A window of Hemiscyllium ocellatum isolate sHemOce1 chromosome 35, sHemOce1.pat.X.cur, whole genome shotgun sequence genomic DNA:
AAAGATTATACTGAGTTCAACAGAGTCACTCCAAAGGAACACCCTATCGTCGCCAGCCCAACAATAATCTTCAAGCTCGGATGGAACAAGCTGGGGGAGGGAAAAGAACCGTGAAGATACAGTTAGATGGGGTGGCTGTAATGGAGGCACATGTAAAACCAATGAACCAATCAACCGATAGAGAATGAGGTGACACAGGAAATCTTCAACAAAATCAACCTTGCCATGCCTACAGACTCCAGGAGGGCCAGAGGAGAATAAACCTGGACCAGAAAGAAAGAGGTGAGGCATGCCATTGGATTAATAGCACTCAACTGGCAATCCAACACTGACCCTAATCTGTGATAACTCTGATCTATTATTATAATCAGATACATTGAACAACAAAGATAGATCTTGACCGATACACAAAATATAAAATTTCCTCACACCTTTAAGTCGATGTTGTCCCCAAAGAACATGACTCCACTTGTGAATTTGCCCCATTCCCCTTATCCCATCCCTTCTGGAACATCTTCAGCTGATTCCCTGCTCTCCTGTCTCTGAGCCCCGTGACATTTTGAAACATGTTGGCATTTTAATGTGAGTATAAACAGCTCAGTGTCAGAATAATTCTGAGCAACTCGATTCTCTCCCCATTTCCAGATCTATTGGGGCTCACAGTCTCACAGCAGATGATCGAGGTTCCATTGTTGTTTATTTCTCGAGACAGCTGAGATaatcagggtctctctctctctctccccctctctgggcggatgggatcagttcctgtgctTTGATCACAGTTTGGTTTTTGAGCTCCTCTTATGGCCCTGATTGCTCAGTGGGTCAATGCACCGACTGCTGTGATACTGAGCCATGCAGAGCAGGGAGGGCCCCAGCCTGGACTGAGGGATCTGCTCTCAGACACAACAGTGATGGGGAGACGGCATCTGGCACAGAGTATCTGAGGGGAGGGAGATCTCTGACAGATTATTCTGTGTTACTGACAGCACAGacactggccattcagcccaacacatccGTATTCATGTTTCTATTCTGCAAGAGCCTCCTCCAAACTCTGCTCATTAAAACCCATCAACATCTCCCTCACGGGATTCTCCAGTTTCTCCGGAAATACATCAATGCTATTCCCCTCAATGATTCCATGtggcagtgagtcccacattcccatcactctctgggaaaATACAGTGCCCATTAAAGTGAAGAAGACTGGGTGTCATGGAGAACTCATGTTCCATCAGGCCCTCCTCCTGCTCCATCTCTGGGAGAAGGAGATACAATCTGAGGGAGAATTGTTGTCTTGTGCTCAGTTTGTAACCCAGCAGTGAGCCCGGAAAAATGGTGGAAATGGCACCGACAGGATTCCCGCCCAAGCTGCAGCCAATTCTGGGGCTGCCCTTTTGGAAGGATGCCAAGGCCGAAGGAATGGTGCAAGGGGAGATTTCCCAGAATGGGACTAGGAATGAGGCTCTTCAGTTCTGTGCAGTGACTCCCAAAGTGAGGATTGAGAGGATCCTGGTGGATTGTAAGGGAGCGGTGAGGAGGTTCTGGGCAATATGTTTCAGCTTGTGTTTCCCACAAAGTCAGACACAACTTGGCCATCCGTGCCTGGGGCTGCTTTGGGACTGAAGGATATGAAGGAGAGCAGCAGGCTGCCAGTCACTCCCAGGACAAtatcccaaccccctcccatcctctctccacccacccccaactccaAACTGACTTTCCCTCCcatcctgatgaaagagcagcactctgaaagctagtgcttccaagtaaacctgttgggctacaacctggtgttgtatgatttttaattttgtgcacaccagtccaatactggcacctccaaatcattccctCCTGTCTCCTGGCTTCAGGGATTCCCTGTCGCTGCTCTAACGGTGTATATTCCTCATTGTGCTCTGGAGGTTGTCTCTGCCTCtcagagtgggggggtgggggagttagAGCAGCCAATAACTCCTTGAGGATTGCAGTGAATGCCCAGAGGGAAtgtagagtgatagagtcatacagcatggaactagactcttcggcccaacctggacacgctgaccaggtttcttaaactgtactcgtcccatttgtctgcgtttggccaatatccctctaaaccttaccTCCCCATgtagctgtccaaatgtctttttaatgttgtaattgtacctgcgtttatcacttcctctgtcagctgtTTCCAGAAATGAACCCCCCTcggtgagaaaaagttgccccgcgGGCCTCTTTTAAACCAttttcttctcaccttaaaccaattcCCActtgttttggacttccctactgtGGAGATAGACCTTGTCTCTTCACCCTATTTTATACACCAccataagatcactcctcagcctcccttGCTCAAGAAGAAAAAGCTTGAGTCTATCCTATCTCTCTGATACGAAACCTTCCAATCTTCTTGGAATTGATTTTTGCATCGTTTCCAGTTTAAGACCatccataaagtcacccctcagcctcctatgctctgcattgatccagcctctccttaaaactcaacatttccagtttcatttttaattgtttttgCACCATTTCCAggttaataccatccttcctatggcagccTCCAGATGTGGccataccaatgtcttgtacagctgtgacatgacgtcctaactcctgtgctcaatgaattgaccgatgaaggcaaatataccaaacactgccttcaccacTGTCTACCTGCGACATCACTTTGAAGGAACTGTGTACCTTCCCACCTCCAGCCCCCACAACCCTGCCCTCCCTGTTTAACAACACCTCGCCAGACCCTACAATTAACTGTGTAAATCcggccctggtttgtcttatcaaaatgcaacacctcacatttctcagaattagactccatctgccattccttgaccCACTGCCCCAGTGATCAAGATGCCATTGTACCCTCAGATAACCTGCTTCGCTGAACCGCTGTGAGCCAAAACAATAGTGTAAAAAGTTTCTTGTTCATTTATTTTATCAATTATGTAAATCTGTGTTCTGTTCTCAATATTCCCCATCAACTATGACCAAAATCATGATTTTCAAAATCCCATCAAACCTCCTCTTATCTCCTCTTCTCCCAGAGAAATACTCCCAACTTCTCCAAACTCTCCATGCAGCTGAAGTTCCTTGCCCTCTTGTTTTAGAAGTTTTCACACCACTGAGTTTACACTGGCATGCAATTGCTGCATTAATCCTCTTTCGAATCCATGGTGTATCATTTGCAAATCTCCAGTTGTCTGTCCCCACTGTTTGAAAGGATTGGAAGGTTACAGCCAGTGTCCCTCCAATCTCCACCATTACTTCCCTCAACGTCCTTCAACACATCAGCTTGGAACTGATGGATACGAAATCTGACTACGGTCAGCCTTCCCACTGTCTCCCATTATTAGTTTTTAATCTAATCAACACGTTATGTTTTAACAATTTGTTCACAAGAAattaaccagcatttattgcccatcccattcCTAACTGACCTTGAAGTAAgtgacttgctcagccatttcagacagCAATGAAGAGCCAACCATatcgctgtgtgtctggagtcacatggaaggtaagaatggcagattggtcccctcaaggacattagtgaagccagATGGGTGACCATGACTAAGACAAGCTTCACTCTCCTGATTTATGACTTGAATTAATATTCtcatgagatttgaacccagatccccatcaggacattggtgaggccactttgagaATATTGcactcaactctggtctccctgctataggaacgaTGCTgctaaacttgaaatggttcagaaaagtttcacagggatgttgctgggagtggaggtccTGAGCCAcagggacaggctgggacttccctccctggagcgacagaggctgaggggcagcCCTACAGAGGAGCACGGAGAGGGCGAATagccagggtaggggagttcaaaactaaagggcataggtgcAGGGTGAGACGGGGAAGATTCAAAAGGGCCTGAGGGGAAATcccctcacacagagggtggtgaatgtacaGAACAAGCtgtcaaaggatgtggtggaggctggcacaatcacaccatttaaaaggcatttggagatgTACCTGAGTAGGAGGGGTTTAGACAGACATGgcccaaatgctgccaaatggaacCAGATCAGTCcaggatatctgggcagcatggacaagttattTCCGAGCTGCATGACTCGATGAGCAGTCGGGATTACTGGTCCAGTCATATTCCCACCATCTCCCCCTGAATTTTGTAGTAAAAATAATGGAGATGCCTATATTTCCATGAGCACAACAAATCACAGGAGGGAAGTGGACAGAAAGCCGGTGTTGAAACGATAATGTGATAAAATGAATGTCATTCACATGGTCTTGCCAGGACCAAACACTTGATGGGAGGGCCAGGAGCTTAACAATACACAATTTATATTTAAAGGCTGAGAAACCACCACCAAAAATACAACATAATTTCTTTCAGTGAGTTCTGTACCAACAAAGATCAGTGGGAGAGAATGTAGGGAGAATATTTTCCGCTCAGTGTTGGGGGTTTGGGGTCTGCCACTCATTTCCTGAAAACGGAATGGGGGCAGAACCCCTCAAGGTTTAAACATACTGGGAAATGCCCCACACCTTACAGGGCCACATCCCAAAAGGGGGAAGGTGGGATGACACTGGCGCTCACTTTTCCAGTTTCTCCATCAGTGACCGGCTGAGTGGCCTCTCGCTGGACACTTTCTTTCACATTTTCTGTAAATGCATTTTCTTTCACAGCTTCCCTCCAGAATTTCATTCCCTCATTGTGTCTGTGATTTAACATTAAAACATTCCCAACGTTAGCAAGCGGTCCTGTTTTCTCCATGTATGGGGAAGGGAAGAAATGATTTCAGATTAAACTATTCCTCACCCGGTGACTGTTTccgaaatgctgcaattgtaatTTCTCCCTGAAGTTGTAAACTTGTTCCGGAAGCTGCCATCCTCTTCCTTTCTGTAAACGCTCAAAGGTGAGACATCGCAAAGTTTTCTCAACAGAAATCGCGTCGCTTTCAAGTGCCGTTTAATTCCATCTTGGGGAGAGTTTACCCGAGGGAGCTGCTCCAGTCACATCCAACCGACGGCGAATTAGTCCGAGACTCTGCGATGGACGGTGCCGGTGGATACAGAAAGGAAGCTCCGTATGAACTATCACCATCTCGGTGCTGCCTGAGCTGAATGTGTTCAGCAGCGCAGGGACATTGGAACTGAAAGGGATTTGAATCAGGAAATGCTGAGGGTGAACATGGCTTCCAGACAACAGGGAGAGAGTTGGACCGAGGAGGTAATCTGTCCCATTTGTCTGGGTTTCTTCACCGATCCGGTTACACTGGATTGTGGACACAACTTCTGCCGCTCCTGTATCACCCAGAGTTGGGAAAGGCAGGAGATAAACTCCTGCCCGGAATGTAGACAGGAGTTTCCGGAAAGAAACCTCAGGGGCAACCGGACCTTAGCGAATCTGGCCGAGAAAGCTCGAACATTAAATCTGAATCCACAAGAGAAGGAAAGTGAACATCACTGTGAGGAACATCAGGAAGAACTGAAGCTGTTTTGTGAAACTGACAAGAAATTGATCTGTCTGATTTGTAGAGATTCCCGGGAACACAAATCTCACAACTTCATCCAGATTACAGAAGCTGTTGGAATCTACAAGGTAAAAGGAAACCGATTCCATCCCCtgattattccatcacattttCATGATCTAACacttttattttctgattttctcTCAATCCCAGGATCGGGTGAAATCTTCCTTGGATTCTCTCACAGGAAAAAAATCAGCAGCTTTAGAAATGGAGCGGGAGCAGAAACAGAAGATTTTCCAAATTCAGGTAAAATCTCCCGGGTTAGGCTTCAACATTTGATTTGTTCATTTGTTGTATGTTTTTTGCAGAAACATATTGTATTTATATTTCCCCTGACAGGAGGAATCCAACAGCCTGCAGACCCACATCAAATCCGAATTCACTAAAATGCACCAGATGCTGACTGAGAAAGAGCAGAGTTTACTCCGAGATCTCAGGGAACAAGAGGAAAACATTCTCAAAGCAATGGAGCAAAATCTGTGTGAAATTCAAGATAATTTAAATTCTCTTCAGCAGGAACTCTCACAATTGGAAAAACAATTGGAACAAACAGACGGAGTGATATTTCTGAAGGTGAGGGATTATGTTTCAGTTTAGTTCAGTGAAAGTGAACAGTCCCAACATGATGCAGACCCCCATCCTCCCTCATTCCCCCGTCACTATCTCCCTCTGCTGCTTTCTCCATCATTACAGTCTCCACTTTCCTGTTCAATAGATTTGTCTCAATCACACTGTGGGACCGTgggttccacattctcaccactttCTTGATcaagacatttctcctgaattccccatggaattgaattgaaatgaatttattatcacgtgtaccgaggcacagtgaaaagctttgtcttgcaagtaatacaggcagatcacagagttaagtagcatagacagtaaataacaggtaacagcagcaaaaacaaaaatacaggtacaggcgaatgttgagagtttgtgagtccattcagtattatAACAACAGTAAGGCTTAGGCCGAGATCacaaagtttagtaatcagtctcgaggggataatagtgttgaaggctgaactgtagtcaatgagtaggattcttatgtagctgttcttggtgtcaagatgttctagggaggagtgaaggacactgatatggcatctgacatggatctgttggtccaataggcaaattggagtgggtcaagagtagtggggaggccgGAGTTGATTAATGacatgaccaccaaagttagggccactgggtggtagtcattgagacatgctgcatgagccttcttggatacagggatgatgttggccctcttgaaacaggcagggacagtggcctgctgcaggaagggattgaagatgtccgagaagacctctgccagttgatctgtgcatgctctgagtgcatggcctggtactccgtctggtcccatcgctttcatTGGATTCATAGGAAGGAaagctgatctgacctctgatgcagtggcTGTTTGGATAGGTTCATCTGGACTTCTCTTCACCGAAATcttgctcaaagcgagcatataaggcgttgagatgatctgggagggatatgtcatcgtctgctatcttgcagtGACTCTTTTTGGAACCTGTGATgtcaatcagtccttgccatagtcaccaggtgtctgtctgggtctctggtTTAGATCGGTGTTGGTCGTTGGCTggcttaatggctctgcgaaggtcatacttggattccttatatttgagtgggtctcctgaatctgaaggcctcacgcctggtttttGACAGGTTCTGTATTTACTTATTGGATTTATTGGAATTATTTATAACTGGATGATGTTCACATACTCACATGTTTAAATTCCTTAGAAGTGAAAATATCTTCACTGAATCTATGGAATCAATCCCTTTCTTTATTGTAATTTTAAATATCAAAGTCAGATTTTTATccattaaaatatattattttttttttaatcctttgtAATTGTTAAAATTTTGTATTTATTCTTCTGGTCTTCAATATCCTTGGTGTCACATCCTCTTTCTATTCGATGCCTGCAACAACCAGAATTGGCAATTCTCAGCAGCTAGTAACAATGTGAGTGTTATTGCTGCTTTCTGGATATAGACAGTCAGTCTCTGTCAACTCAGATTGTGTTTTGTTTATTTCAGGAGGAAGTATCTCGGAAGAGAAGGTAGGACATGCACTTTACTGAAACTCAGTGCAAGTTGGTAAAATTACTCAGGAAAGTGTTTATGCTAAATTCCTAATCAATGAATGTTTAATATTTACAGGATCAGTGAGAACGGTTATGTGCTCTCACTAACAGATGGTACCATCTCCACTCAAACATTCTGCAGCCTCTTCCCTTTTCTTGCATGGAAAGAAATGCAGGAAGCCATTGAACCTGGTAAAGCTCAGATAAGTTCCTCTTTTGGCCTGATTTATATTGTATAATTTGTATTTTTGTTCATGCAAATATCAAAGTCTGTAATGCGCAAAATTTTAGTTAATAGGAATCAGTGCAAATCTCTCTACTTTTTTGAGTCATACTGAACAcaagggaagatggttgtgattgttcaAGATCAACCATCTCAGCTCACAAACATTTCTGGAGGAGTTTGTCAGAGTAATGGCTCAGCCtaagcatcttcagctgcttcatgaatggACTTCCCTCCAGCATAAGGTCAAGGTGGAGGTGATGAGATattcactaatgattgcacaataacAGCATCATTTCCAACCTCTCAGATCCTGaaacaatccatgttcaaatacaacgaGGCCATGACTCTGTCCAGCTGTTCAGCTTTGAGTTGACAAGTGACaggtaacattcgtgccacacaagtgccaggcaatgaccatttctaaCAAGAGAGAACGTAACCATCAACACTTGATGTTCAGTAACAATTCCATTCATCACTGCGTCCTCCACTtgcaacatcctggaggttaccattgaccagaaactgaactcacTTGCCAAACTCACACtacagctacaagagcaggtcagagagtgAAAGGTCTGCAGCCAGAAACTTACCTACTGACTCCTCAGTTACTAGAGATTTGGTGTATAACAGAGgtctctccacttgcctggatgagtgcagccccaattGTACTGAAGAAGCTCAACACATTCCAGGACAAAATGGGCTGCTTGAATGGCACTCCATCCAATACCTCTAacattcactccctgcaccactgacacACAGTTGCAGAAATgttaacaattttttaaaaagtgtgagaAACTCACCAAGCCTCCTCAGAGAGCAACTTCCAATTATGCAACCTGAACTGACTGGaagggtaaggatagcagatagACAGGAAAACCATCACTTGCAAATTGCCCTGTATGCCATATACCATGCTGAATTGggccaaaatgctggaaatcctcCCCTAACTGCCCAGTGGGTATCCCTCCCCTACATGGGTGACAATGGGTTAATGAGCAGCCTCCAGGATAATTAGAGTTGCACAATAAATGCTTGCCAAGACAGTGATGCAGAAGTCTCCTGAATGTGAAATATCATCTTCAGCTGGTCAGCTGTGACTGTTCAATCCCAAACCTTCACCAAGACAGGAACTCTCAGACACTGCTCTgtacgagttttgagaagatttgtagctcaggttgagattctggatgtaggtttgctcgctgagctgggaggttcctttccagatgtttcatcaaccTACCAGGTAACATGTAGGTTGTGGGCCTCAGgcgattcctgctttctatttatatgtttgggtttctttgggttggtgatgtaatttcctgtggtgatatcattttctgttcttttcctcagggagtagtagatggggtctaacttgatgtgttgtcccagtcaaagtgatgtcctacCTTATCTCATCAGAATGTCACTTCAATGAGCCTatacacactacagcacagaggaactacggcagagcagaggaaaatcacctataccgtgattcaaaaagaatggatacccaatgaacacagtccgccaatttctcagcaacaaacccaaggAGACAAAACACAtctagaaaccctagccacttacccctacatcaaagacatctcagaaacgactgccagactactcagaccctttgacaacatggtagcccacaaacccaccagcacactaaaacaacagctaatgaacttgaaagaccctatatagaccacaagcaaaactaatgttatttacaaaataccatgcaaggattgtaacaagcactatattggacaaacagacagaaaactagccaccaggatacatgaacaccaactagccacaaaacgacatgatccTCTGTCACTAGTatcttacatacagataaggaaggtcaccacttcgactgggacaatacatccatcttaggataagtcaaacagagaaatgcacgagaattcctagaagcatggcattccaactggaactccatcaacaaacacatcaagttagaccccatctcccacccctgagaaaaagaacaggaaattacatcaccacaagaaatgacatcaccaacccgaactaacccaaacatataaatagaaagcaggaatcatgtacactgctttgcctgaagcccactgaagatgttacctagtagggtaccgaaacgtctggaaatgaggcTGCCAGCTCAGTCCCTCTGTCTCCAGAGGCTGAAGAAGGGGGAGGTTGATCAGAGTTTGATCACTCTTTGATTTTTTTCACAGACCACTTGAGGCTCCGTTCTTAGTTTCAATGGTTCTATTCAAGCAAATACAGGGGACAGGTCCATTGTCAGGCTGATGCACAAACTCTGATTTAATTACAAACAAAGAGTTGATACTTTGTTCATTTCATAATCGATAACATTGATTCCATTAGCTTTGGGAAGTTGTCCGACCAAGAtactgcacacacttctgatGTGGTAATCACATGATCACTGGCCAATCTCCTCGATGTTCATGGTGATGACATCACAATGACCAGTTGTAGCAGTGCCCTGTACACCTCAGGGATTTACTGACATCATCAAGTTGAACAGTCTTGTGATGTAACGTCTCCCAGGGGTCAGCTAACACTGCCCCATAATCCCAGATAAACCTGGCTCCCTGTCAAATCCATCCATACTTTACAAATTTCATCAAGTGGAAACCTTATTCTTCCCAGTTgaattgttctgaggaagggtcactcgacccaaaatgttcactctgatttctctccacagatgctaccagagcagcggagcatttccagcaacttctgttttcgtttctcATTTCCAGTATTGTCCCACTGTCCTCAACTACTCCGCGTGATTTAGTCTGTCAATCCCTGGAATAAccctagtgaaccttctttggactgcctccaacaccagcatatATTTCTCCTGATAAAACAGAACTATTCAAAGTATACCCAGAGCAGAGCCCACATTGCTGAACACCTACTCTCTGACCATAAAGATGATCTTGAACTTCTAGGTGCCTGCCAATTCAACAAAGCCTCCCCGTGTTTCCATGCTGAAATTTCCatctcagacttgctgcagtgctccaaagAAGCTCATCACaagctcatcttctgccttggtacCTTGCAGTTACACTGAGTTGAACAATTTTGCATGGTACATCACTCACCCCCACAACCCCAGGTCCTGTTCTGTGTTGGCTGTTCCCACCAAAACCAACCCTTTTGTGAAggtgaaatcatgcctgacaacttCACTCAAAATCTTTGAGAAGGTATTAAGCAGGATAGATGGGAGGAAATATagggatgtaatatatttggattttcaggagaCATTTGATAAGACATCACACATTCAACTGGAGAGATAATTGTCTAATTAATAAAAGACTGAGAATTGGAATAGCTCGTAGATAGTGATGAGCCACAcggttcagtgctgggtccacaattATTTATGaaatacataaatgacttggctgTGGAAGGTGAATGCCAAGTTTGTAGGTAAAACAAAAAAAGTTGGGAAAGCAAGTGGTGAGGAGGACATAAGGAGTCTGCAGAGGACTATGGTCAGGTTGAGTTAGTGGACAATACTTTTGGCAGATGACATATAATGTAAAGGAACTTTAGGTTAAGgacattggcaggaagaatagaggagctggatattatttaaatgtagaAAGTGCAGGGAGTTATAGAACTAGGGATCTGGGAATCcttatccatgaatcacaaagaaCCAGCATCTAAGTTCAATGGatatgttgacctttatttcaaagggaatgcaaTGTAGAACTAGGAAGCTTTTGCTAAAACTTTACAAGGGACTGGTCAGAACACAacaattacaatgaaatgagggTAAAGTTATCTGAAGTGAACTGGGTGaatagatgaggagg
This region includes:
- the LOC132832683 gene encoding nuclear factor 7, brain-like, whose product is MLRVNMASRQQGESWTEEVICPICLGFFTDPVTLDCGHNFCRSCITQSWERQEINSCPECRQEFPERNLRGNRTLANLAEKARTLNLNPQEKESEHHCEEHQEELKLFCETDKKLICLICRDSREHKSHNFIQITEAVGIYKDRVKSSLDSLTGKKSAALEMEREQKQKIFQIQEESNSLQTHIKSEFTKMHQMLTEKEQSLLRDLREQEENILKAMEQNLCEIQDNLNSLQQELSQLEKQLEQTDGVIFLKEEVSRKRRISENGYVLSLTDGTISTQTFCSLFPFLAWKEMQEAIEPVSVTLDVETASPRLKVSEDLKSLRCTGVPRSLPGTGKRFTDWDCPCVLGSEGFTSGRHYWEVKVVGNRDWSLGIASESVERKRRVRLIPENGFWIMGQVEDQFYINSSPRSPLPVGLIPRKVGVYLSYESGTVSFYNADTKSHLHTFPGNTFTGKLYPFFETRDLNKFLRISC